GGACGGCGATTTCGCCGTGCACGAAGACGAATTGCAGGGCGTCCTCAAGGCGTTGCGCCGGGGCGGCATCAACATCGTGGCCATCCATCATCACATGGTCGGAGAGACGCCGCGCACCCTCTTTTTGCATTATTGGGGCCGGGGAAAGGCGACCGAGCTCGGCCGAGCGTTGAAGGCGGCGCTCTCCCTGCAGCGGCTTTGAATCGCCCGCGCGATCGCGCGGGCAGCGTTTGCCAAACGTATCAGGGGCGCGGAATTTCGGGCCCGGCGCCCGACTGGCGGCGGAAGTCACCGGCAGGAAAAATCAATGAATCTCGTCCGACCCGCTCTACGGCGGCCGTTCACGGTCGTGGTGATCGTGGTTGGCGTCGTGCTGGCGTCGGTTCTGGCGCTGCGCCAGATGCCGCGGGACATTTTTCCGGGCCTCGGCATTCCCACGATTTACGTCGCGCAGCCGTACGGCGGCATGGATCCGGCACAAATGGAAGGTTACCTGACGTATTATTATGAATATCACTTCCTTTACATCACTGGCATCGAACACGTCGAATCAAAGTCGATCCTGGGTGCCTCGATCATCAAACTGCAGTTCTATTCCGGCACCGACATGTCACAGGCGATGTCGGAAACGGTGGCCTATGTCAACCGCGCCCGCGCGTTTATGCCGCCGGGCACCGTCCCGCCTTTCATCATGCG
The DNA window shown above is from Candidatus Angelobacter sp. and carries:
- a CDS encoding DUF1259 domain-containing protein, which produces FKVVIGRKTKMPCGCEVTKEMGVNTWAAFAGVDDNAIVDGDFAVHEDELQGVLKALRRGGINIVAIHHHMVGETPRTLFLHYWGRGKATELGRALKAALSLQRL